The following proteins are co-located in the Opitutaceae bacterium genome:
- a CDS encoding type II secretion system F family protein codes for MPTYRYRAVRVGVRRKISSTLDANSGAEALAWLKAQGLSPVALDEVQKGRGALFTWGGTGFASQELRNAPGGGLRSAVVHWWRAVAAQPRVKAGVLCAFTRQLATLIAAGLPILRSLELLTRQERSKGMRFVLSDLAECIRAGESLSAALSRHHAVFDPLYVNMVRAGEAGGMLDEILDRLARFLEKSARMRGKARAALAYPVILMIVAGAIVAALTTFVVPKFEQVFLTQLNGRSLPLLTEIVIGISKGVARHFLLLICAAFLTAYVVAWLSRREWFKHRLDRTALSLPLFGDFLKRVALGPFCRTFGTLLGAGVPILQALSLTRDATMNRAVAGALDHLHARIEAGALVAPTLADARVFPPLLVAMVEVGEAAGRLPEMLTGVADIYDDEIENASAAFMSLLEPLLIVVMAVVVGTIVIALFLPMIEIIRSLSGG; via the coding sequence ATGCCAACGTATCGCTACCGAGCCGTCCGAGTCGGTGTCCGCAGGAAAATCTCCAGCACGCTCGACGCGAATTCTGGTGCGGAAGCGCTTGCCTGGCTGAAGGCCCAGGGTCTTTCGCCAGTTGCGCTCGACGAGGTTCAAAAGGGTCGCGGTGCGTTGTTTACTTGGGGAGGGACTGGCTTTGCCAGCCAGGAGCTCAGAAATGCGCCCGGCGGAGGCCTGCGATCGGCGGTTGTGCATTGGTGGCGTGCCGTGGCGGCGCAGCCGCGGGTCAAGGCAGGGGTGCTTTGCGCCTTCACCCGGCAACTGGCCACGCTGATCGCCGCAGGGCTGCCGATCCTGCGAAGTCTGGAGCTGCTCACGCGCCAGGAACGATCCAAGGGCATGCGTTTTGTCCTGAGTGACCTGGCTGAATGCATTCGTGCAGGCGAAAGCCTGTCCGCGGCCCTCAGCCGGCATCACGCCGTGTTCGATCCCCTCTATGTCAACATGGTCAGGGCGGGAGAAGCCGGGGGAATGCTGGACGAGATCCTTGATCGTCTGGCTCGGTTTCTCGAAAAATCGGCGCGAATGCGGGGGAAGGCTAGGGCCGCACTGGCATATCCCGTCATCCTCATGATCGTCGCCGGTGCAATCGTGGCCGCGCTCACGACATTTGTCGTGCCGAAATTTGAACAGGTCTTTCTGACCCAGTTGAACGGGCGGAGCCTTCCGCTTTTGACAGAAATTGTGATCGGCATTTCCAAAGGTGTGGCGCGTCACTTCCTGCTCCTGATTTGTGCGGCATTCCTGACGGCCTATGTTGTTGCATGGCTCTCACGCAGAGAGTGGTTCAAACATCGGTTGGATCGCACGGCATTGAGCCTCCCATTGTTCGGGGATTTCCTGAAGCGCGTCGCGTTGGGACCTTTCTGCCGCACGTTTGGAACGCTCCTCGGTGCGGGTGTGCCCATTCTTCAGGCGTTGTCACTGACACGGGACGCAACGATGAATCGCGCGGTGGCCGGCGCTCTTGATCACCTTCATGCGCGGATTGAGGCGGGTGCATTGGTTGCGCCGACCTTGGCGGATGCGCGGGTTTTTCCGCCGCTTCTCGTGGCGATGGTGGAGGTCGGCGAGGCAGCCGGGAGACTTCCCGAGATGCTGACCGGGGTCGCCGACATCTATGACGACGAAATCGAAAATGCCTCGGCGGCTTTCATGTCGCTGCTCGAACCGCTCCTCATTGTCGTCATGGCGGTTGTCGTGGGCACGATCGTGATCGCACTTTTTCTGCCGATGATAGAGATCATCAGGAGCCTGAGCGGGGGGTAG
- a CDS encoding DegQ family serine endoprotease — MKTTTSLRPILTRPKAVIAAAALALAGVIVGVNAASTSSNARVEVKRDAQPINRSQLEPASFSKVVKRVSPSVVKITTETKARRVGISENDGLDFDNPLFRQFFGGRVPEMQRPPQSGLGSGVIISQDGYVATNNHVVQDADTLRVTLSDGRELTAKVVGRDPQTDIAVIKVDAQDLPAITLADSDKVEVGDRVLALGNPFGIGETVTTGIISAKGRRPGLGLAYEDFIQTDAAINPGNSGGALVDIDGRLIGINTAILSRSGGFQGVGLAVPSNLVGHVADSLVKSGKVVRGFLGVGAQDITPALAESLGLSNHSGALVSDVQPNSPASKAGLLSGDVITSVNGQAVDDANRLTFSIGAIAPGTKVTLGVQRDGKSQEINVVTGERPKNGRIGMGSGSNDQYSAGSDVGVLNGVAVSDLDQESRRTMNVPPRIRGALITNVDPDSAAARAGLRPGDVILEINRQPVSSSEEAVNLSERAEGKKTLLKLWSRGSTVFVVVDESGN; from the coding sequence ATGAAAACAACCACATCCCTCCGTCCAATCCTTACACGTCCCAAGGCCGTCATCGCGGCCGCCGCGCTTGCGCTTGCCGGCGTGATCGTCGGCGTGAACGCCGCCTCCACGAGCAGCAATGCCCGCGTCGAGGTCAAACGCGACGCCCAGCCCATCAACCGCAGCCAGCTTGAGCCGGCGAGCTTTTCCAAGGTCGTCAAGCGCGTCTCGCCCAGCGTGGTGAAGATCACCACCGAAACAAAGGCCCGCCGCGTGGGCATCTCCGAAAACGACGGTCTTGATTTCGACAATCCCCTCTTCCGCCAGTTCTTCGGCGGACGCGTCCCCGAGATGCAGCGGCCTCCGCAAAGCGGCCTTGGCTCGGGCGTGATCATCAGCCAGGACGGCTATGTCGCCACCAACAACCACGTTGTCCAGGACGCTGACACGCTGCGCGTCACCCTGAGTGACGGCAGGGAACTCACCGCCAAGGTCGTGGGTCGCGACCCTCAGACCGACATCGCCGTGATCAAGGTCGACGCACAGGATCTGCCCGCCATCACACTGGCCGATAGCGACAAGGTTGAAGTCGGCGACCGCGTGCTGGCGCTCGGCAATCCATTCGGAATAGGCGAAACGGTCACAACCGGCATCATCAGCGCCAAGGGCCGCAGGCCCGGACTTGGCCTCGCCTACGAGGACTTCATCCAGACCGACGCCGCCATCAATCCGGGCAATTCCGGCGGCGCACTCGTCGACATCGACGGCCGCCTCATCGGCATCAACACCGCTATTCTGAGCCGCAGCGGGGGTTTCCAGGGCGTAGGCCTCGCAGTCCCATCCAACCTCGTCGGCCATGTCGCTGACAGCCTCGTGAAAAGCGGCAAGGTCGTGCGCGGATTCCTCGGAGTCGGCGCACAGGACATCACTCCCGCCCTGGCTGAATCTCTCGGTCTCAGCAACCATTCGGGAGCCCTGGTTTCCGACGTCCAGCCGAACAGTCCGGCCTCAAAGGCAGGCCTTCTCAGCGGCGATGTGATCACGAGCGTAAACGGTCAGGCCGTCGACGATGCCAACCGTCTTACCTTCAGCATCGGCGCGATCGCCCCAGGCACAAAGGTGACACTCGGCGTCCAGCGCGACGGCAAGTCCCAGGAAATCAATGTAGTCACGGGTGAGCGTCCCAAGAATGGACGGATCGGCATGGGGTCCGGGTCCAACGACCAGTACTCAGCCGGGTCCGACGTGGGCGTGCTGAACGGCGTGGCCGTCAGCGACCTCGATCAGGAATCACGCCGCACCATGAACGTGCCGCCGCGCATAAGGGGCGCCCTGATCACGAACGTCGATCCCGATTCCGCGGCCGCCCGCGCCGGTCTTCGCCCCGGTGATGTCATTCTCGAAATCAACCGTCAGCCCGTGTCCTCATCCGAGGAGGCCGTCAACCTCAGCGAACGCGCCGAGGGAAAGAAGACCCTCCTCAAGCTCTGGTCCCGCGGAAGCACCGTCTTTGTCGTGGTCGACGAAAGCGGAAACTGA